Proteins encoded by one window of Antechinus flavipes isolate AdamAnt ecotype Samford, QLD, Australia chromosome 4, AdamAnt_v2, whole genome shotgun sequence:
- the C4H1orf210 gene encoding type III endosome membrane protein TEMP, with protein sequence MTEANTTSPESLMTSAEPEAGTGAGTTAWPALVGVILAAVLLSLLIALAAKCHVCHQHRASYGHRPLSGSGKSVTFGLPPDDDKDDDGFIEDNYIQPEAEESRPGVGEAPFSL encoded by the exons ATGACAGAAGCAAACACCA CAAGTCCAGAGTCTTTAATGACTTCTGCTGAACCAGAGGCAGGGACTGGGGCTGGGACCACTGCCTGGCCTGCTCTGGTAGGGGTGATCCTCGCAGCCGTGCTGCTCTCTCTTCTTATCGCTCTGGCTGCCAAGTGCCACGTCTGCCACCAGCACCGCGCCAGCTATGGACACCGTCCGCTCTCTGGGTCAGGGAAGAGTGTTACTTTTGGGCTACCACCCGATGATGATAAGGATGACGACGGCTTCATTGAGGACAACTACATCCAGCCAGAGGCTGAGGAGTCACGGCCAGGAG